In Halarcobacter bivalviorum, a genomic segment contains:
- a CDS encoding tetratricopeptide repeat protein — translation MDSFVIEYRDPLFGVIIFFTLIFTISFLTYSFSLYKERKARKDYRELLKRFEIGKLKEEDYVHLYKTYNLPFDSIILLASTFIHKGNYNKAISVYLALLEHVTDRVKKEELLELLGTTYFKGGFMQRAKDIFLRILKFSPRNTHALKYLLVINEKLKDYNNAKEIIDCLDEIGEETTKDKIFIETLILINDPIKSFEKKSIELLETLKNNPSVQRLIAKFYLSYNKEFFWENMELFDEKKLIDLMWFLNFEDINFEKVSKSNFLTELYNAKGYLNNLNHSDDFVFDILIALNTHDHKIPATIDFEFICKSCKHIHPMFDTRCPNCQNILTFDVKHHLTKDLVERNQSLQ, via the coding sequence TTGGATAGTTTTGTAATTGAGTACAGAGACCCATTATTTGGTGTAATTATATTTTTCACTCTTATCTTTACCATCTCATTTTTAACTTATTCTTTCTCTTTATATAAAGAGAGAAAAGCAAGAAAAGACTATAGAGAACTACTTAAAAGATTTGAAATAGGAAAACTAAAAGAAGAGGATTATGTTCATCTATATAAGACATATAACCTTCCTTTTGACTCAATAATTTTATTAGCTTCAACTTTTATTCATAAAGGAAACTACAATAAGGCTATTTCTGTATATTTAGCTCTTTTAGAACATGTAACAGATAGGGTTAAAAAAGAGGAATTACTTGAGCTTTTAGGAACTACTTATTTTAAAGGTGGTTTTATGCAAAGAGCAAAAGATATTTTCTTAAGAATTCTAAAATTTTCACCTAGAAATACTCATGCTTTAAAATACTTATTAGTGATAAATGAAAAACTAAAAGATTATAATAATGCAAAAGAGATTATTGATTGTTTAGATGAAATAGGAGAAGAGACAACTAAAGATAAAATCTTTATTGAAACTCTTATTTTAATAAATGATCCCATTAAATCTTTCGAAAAGAAAAGTATTGAGTTATTAGAAACACTTAAAAATAATCCTAGTGTACAAAGACTAATTGCTAAATTTTATCTTTCATATAATAAAGAGTTTTTTTGGGAGAATATGGAACTTTTTGATGAGAAAAAACTTATTGATTTAATGTGGTTTTTAAATTTTGAAGATATTAATTTTGAGAAAGTTTCAAAAAGCAATTTTTTAACTGAATTGTATAATGCCAAGGGGTATTTAAATAATTTAAATCATAGTGATGATTTTGTATTTGATATTTTAATTGCACTTAATACACATGATCATAAAATTCCAGCAACAATTGACTTTGAATTTATCTGTAAATCTTGTAAGCATATTCATCCTATGTTTGATACAAGATGTCCAAACTGCCAAAATATTCTAACTTTTGATGTAAAACATCATCTTACAAAGGACTTAGTTGAAAGAAATCAATCTTTACAGTGA
- the rnhA gene encoding ribonuclease HI, with product MKEINLYSDGSSLGNPGPGGWGTILEYKGKEKELSGAQDNTTNNQMELKGVIEGLKALKEPCKVNIISDSTYVVKGINEWLSAWIKNNWKNSSKKPVKNIELWQEYVDVSKKHTIIANWVKGHAGHFHNERCDILARTEAEKLKGENNE from the coding sequence TTGAAAGAAATCAATCTTTACAGTGATGGCTCTTCTTTAGGAAATCCAGGCCCTGGTGGTTGGGGTACTATCTTAGAGTATAAAGGAAAAGAGAAAGAGTTAAGTGGAGCTCAAGATAATACTACAAACAATCAAATGGAACTTAAAGGGGTAATTGAAGGACTTAAAGCTTTAAAAGAACCTTGTAAAGTTAATATTATTTCTGATTCTACTTATGTAGTAAAAGGAATAAATGAATGGCTAAGTGCTTGGATAAAAAATAATTGGAAAAATTCTTCAAAAAAACCTGTAAAAAATATAGAACTATGGCAAGAATATGTAGATGTTTCAAAAAAACACACTATAATAGCAAATTGGGTTAAAGGGCATGCAGGACATTTTCATAATGAAAGATGTGATATACTTGCACGCACTGAAGCTGAAAAATTAAAAGGAGAAAATAATGAGTGA
- the rnc gene encoding ribonuclease III: MSDYSKLEKCLDYQFKNKDLIIEALTHKSYKKPYNNERLEFLGDAVLNLIVGEYLFKKFPQSNEGELSKIRASLVNETGFTKLANEIKLGDYIFISNAEERNKGRSKASILSDAFEAIMGAIYLESGLEVLKPIILKLLENSYDKINLDVLFSDYKTALQEITQAQFGTIPEYKIEGSYGPDHKKEFEVSIWIDGKSYGKAIGKSKKLAQQAVAKIAIDKLKANN, translated from the coding sequence ATGAGTGATTACTCAAAATTAGAAAAGTGTTTGGATTATCAGTTTAAAAACAAAGATCTGATAATCGAAGCACTTACTCATAAGAGCTATAAAAAGCCTTATAACAATGAAAGATTGGAGTTTTTAGGAGATGCTGTTTTAAACCTAATTGTAGGAGAATATCTATTTAAAAAATTTCCTCAATCAAATGAAGGGGAACTTTCAAAGATTAGAGCAAGTTTAGTAAATGAAACAGGTTTTACTAAGTTAGCAAATGAGATTAAATTAGGTGACTATATTTTTATATCAAATGCCGAAGAGAGAAACAAAGGAAGAAGTAAAGCCTCTATTCTTTCAGATGCTTTTGAAGCCATTATGGGTGCTATTTATTTAGAATCAGGTTTAGAAGTTTTAAAACCAATAATCTTAAAACTTTTAGAAAACTCTTATGACAAAATCAATTTAGATGTATTATTTAGTGATTATAAAACTGCATTACAAGAGATAACACAAGCACAGTTTGGAACTATTCCTGAATATAAAATAGAAGGTTCTTATGGACCAGACCATAAAAAAGAGTTTGAAGTATCAATTTGGATTGATGGAAAATCTTATGGGAAAGCAATAGGAAAAAGTAAAAAGTTAGCACAACAAGCTGTTGCAAAAATTGCTATTGATAAATTAAAAGCAAATAACTAA